A genomic segment from Poecilia reticulata strain Guanapo linkage group LG3, Guppy_female_1.0+MT, whole genome shotgun sequence encodes:
- the LOC103462689 gene encoding UDP-glucuronosyltransferase 2B1-like isoform X3: MKAVCCCSVSLLLVLIPTCCHGGNILVFPTEGSHWINMEILLKALHSRGHNVTVARASKTWYIKDNPLYYKSFIVPVEKSLVNADFLKKMFSMFIKFEQGTLTLTRFFQITTEMLDKNLNIYSLVSSFVPALLDNVELMRKLNETKFDLVLTDPCWGNGAILAKYMNLPLVYNVRWLMPQEAHFAIAPSPLSYIPMTGSGYTDKMTFFRRVKNIIFYLMTALQSKLASKLVYQPLCEKYLGPDCDFEQIQNDADIWLMRTDFVFDYPRPTMPNVVYMGGFNCKPPEPLPDHMEEFVQSSGEHGVIIMSISTFVDELPEDLADSIAAAFAKLPQKVIWSFRGPKPSTLGNNTLLTDWMPQKDLLGHPKIKLFVSQGGTNGVQEALCHGVPVVGFPLVYDQYDNLLRLQEKGAAKILTFRAVDKDDGFLKAMQEVLNEPSYRQNMQRLSRLHRDQPMRPIDTAVFWIEYVIRHKGAGHLKAQSNRMPWYVYHSVDVFLFLTAAVMLTLLATVVFIRCLWKSVCRRKVKRE, translated from the coding sequence atGAAGGcagtctgctgctgcagtgtgtCGCTCCTGCTCGTTCTCATTCCCACCTGCTGTCATGGTGGCAACATCTTGGTCTTTCCCACTGAAGGAAGCCACTGGATAAACATGGAAATTCTTCTTAAAGCTCTACACTCCAGGGGACACAATGTAACTGTTGCACGAGCTAGCAAAACCTGGTACATCAAGGATAATCCCTTATATTACAAGAGTTTCATAGTTCCAGTAGAAAAGAGCTTGgtaaatgcagattttttgaaaaaaatgttttctatgttCATAAAATTTGAACAGGGGACTTTAACTCTCACGCGTTTTTTCCAAATAACAACAGAAATGCTTGacaaaaatcttaatatttacAGTTTAGTGAGCTCATTTGTCCCAGCTCTGCTGGATAATGTGGAGTTGATGAGGAAATTAAATGAGACCAAGTTTGATCTGGTTCTTACTGATCCATGCTGGGGTAATGGGGCAATTTTGGCCAAATACATGAATCTCCCTTTAGTTTACAATGTTCGCTGGTTAATGCCTCAAGAAGCTCATTTTGCCATCGCTCCCTCACCATTATCTTACATCCCTATGACAGGATCTGGCTACACtgataaaatgactttttttcgGAGAgttaaaaacatcattttctaTCTAATGACTGCCCTTCAAAGCAAGCTTGCGTCTAAGTTAGTATACCAGCCACTTTGTGAAAAGTACCTTGGACCTGATTGTGACTTTGAGCAGATACAGAATGATGCAGACATTTGGCTCATGAGAACCGATTTTGTCTTTGATTACCCACGTCCCACAATGCCTAATGTCGTGTACATGGGAGGGTTTAATTGTAAACCTCCAGAACCACTTCCTGATCACATGGAGGAGTTTGTGCAGAGTTCTGGAGAGCATGGAGTCATTATCATGTCCATCTCAACATTTGTTGATGAACTTCCAGAGGACCTTGCAGATAGCATTGCAGCAGCTTTTGCGAAGTTGCCACAAAAAGTCATCTGGAGCTTTAGAGGACCCAAACCGTCTACTCTGGGTAACAACACCTTACTGACTGACTGGATGCCACAAAAGGACCTTCTAGGACATCCTAAAATAAAGCTATTTGTGTCTCAAGGAGGAACAAATGGAGTCCAGGAGGCCTTGTGTCATGGAGTCCCAGTAGTGGGTTTTCCTCTAGTTTATGACCAATATGACAATCTGTTGCGCTTGCAAGAGAAAGGTGCAGCTAAAATTCTTACATTCAGGGCAGTGGACAAAGATGATGGCTTTCTGAAAGCTATGCAAGAAGTTCTGAACGAACCGTCCTACAGGCAGAACATGCAGAGACTCTCCAGGCTGCACAGAGATCAACCAATGAGGCCAATTGATACGGCCGTCTTCTGGATAGAATACGTCATTAGGCACAAAGGTGCTGGTCACCTGAAAGCTCAATCTAACCGAATGCCTTGGTACGTTTACCACTCTGTAGATGTATTCCTGTTTCTGACTGCAGCAGTGATGCTCACGCTTTTAGCTACAGTCGTGTTTATCAGGTGTTTATGGAAATCTGTGTGTAGACGTAAAGTAAAACGTGAGTAA
- the LOC103462689 gene encoding UDP-glucuronosyltransferase 2C1-like isoform X2, with protein sequence MKRQEEEDRGVKYMKAVCCCSVSLLLVLIPTCCHGGNILVFPTEGSHWINMEILLKALHSRGHNVTVARASKTWYIKDNPLYYKSFIVPVEKSLVNADFLKKMFSMFIKFEQGTLTLTRFFQITTEMLDKNLNIYSLVSSFVPALLDNVELMRKLNETKFDLVLTDPCWGNGAILAKYMNLPLVYNVRWLMPQEAHFAIAPSPLSYIPMTGSGYTDKMTFFRRVKNIIFYLMTALQSKLASKLVYQPLCEKYLGPDCDFEQIQNDADIWLMRTDFVFDYPRPTMPNVVYMGGFNCKPPEPLPDHMEEFVQSSGEHGVIIMSISTFVDELPEDLADSIAAAFAKLPQKVIWSFRGPKPSTLGNNTLLTDWMPQKDLLGHPKIKLFVSQGGTNGVQEALCHGVPVVGFPLVYDQYDNLLRLQEKGAAKILTFRAVDKDDGFLKAMQEVLNEPSYRQNMQRLSRLHRDQPMRPIDTAVFWIEYVIRHKGAGHLKAQSNRMPWYVYHSVDVFLFLTAAVMLTLLATVVFIRCLWKSVCRRKVKRE encoded by the exons ATGAAAcggcaggaagaggaagacagAGGGGTAAAATAC atGAAGGcagtctgctgctgcagtgtgtCGCTCCTGCTCGTTCTCATTCCCACCTGCTGTCATGGTGGCAACATCTTGGTCTTTCCCACTGAAGGAAGCCACTGGATAAACATGGAAATTCTTCTTAAAGCTCTACACTCCAGGGGACACAATGTAACTGTTGCACGAGCTAGCAAAACCTGGTACATCAAGGATAATCCCTTATATTACAAGAGTTTCATAGTTCCAGTAGAAAAGAGCTTGgtaaatgcagattttttgaaaaaaatgttttctatgttCATAAAATTTGAACAGGGGACTTTAACTCTCACGCGTTTTTTCCAAATAACAACAGAAATGCTTGacaaaaatcttaatatttacAGTTTAGTGAGCTCATTTGTCCCAGCTCTGCTGGATAATGTGGAGTTGATGAGGAAATTAAATGAGACCAAGTTTGATCTGGTTCTTACTGATCCATGCTGGGGTAATGGGGCAATTTTGGCCAAATACATGAATCTCCCTTTAGTTTACAATGTTCGCTGGTTAATGCCTCAAGAAGCTCATTTTGCCATCGCTCCCTCACCATTATCTTACATCCCTATGACAGGATCTGGCTACACtgataaaatgactttttttcgGAGAgttaaaaacatcattttctaTCTAATGACTGCCCTTCAAAGCAAGCTTGCGTCTAAGTTAGTATACCAGCCACTTTGTGAAAAGTACCTTGGACCTGATTGTGACTTTGAGCAGATACAGAATGATGCAGACATTTGGCTCATGAGAACCGATTTTGTCTTTGATTACCCACGTCCCACAATGCCTAATGTCGTGTACATGGGAGGGTTTAATTGTAAACCTCCAGAACCACTTCCTGATCACATGGAGGAGTTTGTGCAGAGTTCTGGAGAGCATGGAGTCATTATCATGTCCATCTCAACATTTGTTGATGAACTTCCAGAGGACCTTGCAGATAGCATTGCAGCAGCTTTTGCGAAGTTGCCACAAAAAGTCATCTGGAGCTTTAGAGGACCCAAACCGTCTACTCTGGGTAACAACACCTTACTGACTGACTGGATGCCACAAAAGGACCTTCTAGGACATCCTAAAATAAAGCTATTTGTGTCTCAAGGAGGAACAAATGGAGTCCAGGAGGCCTTGTGTCATGGAGTCCCAGTAGTGGGTTTTCCTCTAGTTTATGACCAATATGACAATCTGTTGCGCTTGCAAGAGAAAGGTGCAGCTAAAATTCTTACATTCAGGGCAGTGGACAAAGATGATGGCTTTCTGAAAGCTATGCAAGAAGTTCTGAACGAACCGTCCTACAGGCAGAACATGCAGAGACTCTCCAGGCTGCACAGAGATCAACCAATGAGGCCAATTGATACGGCCGTCTTCTGGATAGAATACGTCATTAGGCACAAAGGTGCTGGTCACCTGAAAGCTCAATCTAACCGAATGCCTTGGTACGTTTACCACTCTGTAGATGTATTCCTGTTTCTGACTGCAGCAGTGATGCTCACGCTTTTAGCTACAGTCGTGTTTATCAGGTGTTTATGGAAATCTGTGTGTAGACGTAAAGTAAAACGTGAGTAA
- the LOC103462689 gene encoding UDP-glucuronosyltransferase 2C1-like isoform X1: MHAILIPEVVNPVVSRRVSTCSLSHYFRLGAALKSHNMKAVCCCSVSLLLVLIPTCCHGGNILVFPTEGSHWINMEILLKALHSRGHNVTVARASKTWYIKDNPLYYKSFIVPVEKSLVNADFLKKMFSMFIKFEQGTLTLTRFFQITTEMLDKNLNIYSLVSSFVPALLDNVELMRKLNETKFDLVLTDPCWGNGAILAKYMNLPLVYNVRWLMPQEAHFAIAPSPLSYIPMTGSGYTDKMTFFRRVKNIIFYLMTALQSKLASKLVYQPLCEKYLGPDCDFEQIQNDADIWLMRTDFVFDYPRPTMPNVVYMGGFNCKPPEPLPDHMEEFVQSSGEHGVIIMSISTFVDELPEDLADSIAAAFAKLPQKVIWSFRGPKPSTLGNNTLLTDWMPQKDLLGHPKIKLFVSQGGTNGVQEALCHGVPVVGFPLVYDQYDNLLRLQEKGAAKILTFRAVDKDDGFLKAMQEVLNEPSYRQNMQRLSRLHRDQPMRPIDTAVFWIEYVIRHKGAGHLKAQSNRMPWYVYHSVDVFLFLTAAVMLTLLATVVFIRCLWKSVCRRKVKRE; encoded by the exons ATGCATGCTATACTGATCCCGGAAGTGGTAAATCCAGTCGTGTCAAGACGTGTTTCCACATGTAGTCTGTCCCACTACTTCAGATTAGGAGCAGCTCTCAAATCCCATAAT atGAAGGcagtctgctgctgcagtgtgtCGCTCCTGCTCGTTCTCATTCCCACCTGCTGTCATGGTGGCAACATCTTGGTCTTTCCCACTGAAGGAAGCCACTGGATAAACATGGAAATTCTTCTTAAAGCTCTACACTCCAGGGGACACAATGTAACTGTTGCACGAGCTAGCAAAACCTGGTACATCAAGGATAATCCCTTATATTACAAGAGTTTCATAGTTCCAGTAGAAAAGAGCTTGgtaaatgcagattttttgaaaaaaatgttttctatgttCATAAAATTTGAACAGGGGACTTTAACTCTCACGCGTTTTTTCCAAATAACAACAGAAATGCTTGacaaaaatcttaatatttacAGTTTAGTGAGCTCATTTGTCCCAGCTCTGCTGGATAATGTGGAGTTGATGAGGAAATTAAATGAGACCAAGTTTGATCTGGTTCTTACTGATCCATGCTGGGGTAATGGGGCAATTTTGGCCAAATACATGAATCTCCCTTTAGTTTACAATGTTCGCTGGTTAATGCCTCAAGAAGCTCATTTTGCCATCGCTCCCTCACCATTATCTTACATCCCTATGACAGGATCTGGCTACACtgataaaatgactttttttcgGAGAgttaaaaacatcattttctaTCTAATGACTGCCCTTCAAAGCAAGCTTGCGTCTAAGTTAGTATACCAGCCACTTTGTGAAAAGTACCTTGGACCTGATTGTGACTTTGAGCAGATACAGAATGATGCAGACATTTGGCTCATGAGAACCGATTTTGTCTTTGATTACCCACGTCCCACAATGCCTAATGTCGTGTACATGGGAGGGTTTAATTGTAAACCTCCAGAACCACTTCCTGATCACATGGAGGAGTTTGTGCAGAGTTCTGGAGAGCATGGAGTCATTATCATGTCCATCTCAACATTTGTTGATGAACTTCCAGAGGACCTTGCAGATAGCATTGCAGCAGCTTTTGCGAAGTTGCCACAAAAAGTCATCTGGAGCTTTAGAGGACCCAAACCGTCTACTCTGGGTAACAACACCTTACTGACTGACTGGATGCCACAAAAGGACCTTCTAGGACATCCTAAAATAAAGCTATTTGTGTCTCAAGGAGGAACAAATGGAGTCCAGGAGGCCTTGTGTCATGGAGTCCCAGTAGTGGGTTTTCCTCTAGTTTATGACCAATATGACAATCTGTTGCGCTTGCAAGAGAAAGGTGCAGCTAAAATTCTTACATTCAGGGCAGTGGACAAAGATGATGGCTTTCTGAAAGCTATGCAAGAAGTTCTGAACGAACCGTCCTACAGGCAGAACATGCAGAGACTCTCCAGGCTGCACAGAGATCAACCAATGAGGCCAATTGATACGGCCGTCTTCTGGATAGAATACGTCATTAGGCACAAAGGTGCTGGTCACCTGAAAGCTCAATCTAACCGAATGCCTTGGTACGTTTACCACTCTGTAGATGTATTCCTGTTTCTGACTGCAGCAGTGATGCTCACGCTTTTAGCTACAGTCGTGTTTATCAGGTGTTTATGGAAATCTGTGTGTAGACGTAAAGTAAAACGTGAGTAA